A part of Paraliobacillus zengyii genomic DNA contains:
- a CDS encoding glycoside hydrolase family 3 protein, whose translation MKRLIYLLVMFTLLTVLIACTNDSATNENEEVESEQEETGGETDSDGPIEPIEPEELGSGDVKWEEIETAYGYSLVTNEDGETLGSSNESSVELIQVDGFAFKDLNKNNLLDAYEDWRLETDVRAQNLATLLPEEDIAGMMLYSGHQRDLSENLTEEQITFLDGGLRAVLNAAPSVSAEDTAKWNNAMQAYVEGIGLGVPVNTSTDPRDEGISVWPSNLGLAATFDTAIASESAATVSEEYRHLGITTLLGPQIDLSSEPRWSRIVGTFGEDPALSRDLTQAYVNAVQSTYDESDSDLGWGENSLNAMIKHWPGDGAGDSGRESHSETGEYTVYPGGQFETHLIPFVDGGFDLEGETGSASSIMTSYSIAWSEDGSLGEFQGTSFSDYKMDLLREKYGFDGVITTDWRVVLDPPPEGEGQPHGVEDLTIAERHYVALMLGVDQFGGVNDPVPLLEAYQMGVEEHGEEVMRAQFEESAVRLLKGYFRTGLFENPYVDVAQASEVVANDEYVQAGYEAQLKSVVMLKNSNNTIQAAEGSEKPTVYIPMIFRPASESRSGVTPASWTLPVEIKEAEQFYNVVTDTVSEELTGPEDEEGNPTVTVDDIIRASSTEIADVDYALAIVDSPSNVNARGGTNEETGEFIPLSVQYGTYTADSESVRKESISGDMVEEVVEDTYGAQTVEEKENRSYFGKEAMIINSTDLDSILAAGTNVAEDVPVIAAIRAENPMVLSEFENEVDAIIMGFGISDSALMEVASGNYEPSGLLPIQMPESMETIEAQFEDVPRDMETYVDSEGNNYDFAFGLNYSGVIQDERTEQYGIPALVTPDNTGN comes from the coding sequence ATGAAAAGATTAATTTATTTATTAGTAATGTTTACTTTATTAACTGTTCTTATTGCATGCACTAATGATAGCGCTACCAATGAAAATGAAGAAGTTGAATCTGAACAAGAAGAGACTGGCGGTGAAACTGATTCTGATGGACCTATAGAGCCTATAGAACCTGAAGAATTAGGATCTGGAGATGTTAAATGGGAGGAAATAGAAACAGCTTATGGGTATTCATTAGTTACCAATGAAGATGGAGAAACACTAGGTAGTTCTAATGAGTCTAGTGTTGAGCTAATCCAAGTTGATGGGTTTGCTTTCAAAGATTTGAACAAAAACAACTTGTTGGATGCATATGAAGATTGGAGATTAGAAACAGATGTAAGAGCACAAAACTTAGCAACATTGTTGCCTGAAGAGGATATAGCAGGGATGATGCTTTACAGTGGACACCAACGTGATCTTAGTGAGAACTTAACAGAAGAACAAATTACATTTTTAGATGGTGGTCTTCGAGCAGTTCTAAATGCAGCGCCATCAGTATCGGCAGAAGACACTGCTAAGTGGAATAATGCTATGCAAGCTTATGTTGAAGGAATTGGTCTTGGTGTTCCAGTTAATACGAGTACAGATCCAAGAGATGAAGGTATATCTGTATGGCCCTCTAACCTTGGTTTAGCAGCAACTTTTGATACTGCGATTGCTAGCGAGTCTGCAGCTACTGTATCAGAAGAATACCGACATTTAGGTATAACTACGCTGCTTGGACCTCAAATCGATTTATCATCTGAACCAAGATGGTCGCGTATTGTAGGAACGTTTGGCGAAGATCCTGCATTGTCTAGAGATTTAACTCAAGCTTATGTAAACGCTGTCCAATCGACCTATGATGAAAGTGATTCTGATTTAGGATGGGGAGAAAATAGTTTAAATGCAATGATAAAACACTGGCCTGGTGACGGCGCGGGTGACAGTGGACGTGAATCACATTCAGAAACTGGTGAATATACAGTTTATCCTGGTGGACAATTCGAGACACACTTAATTCCGTTCGTTGATGGCGGTTTTGATTTAGAAGGTGAAACTGGCTCAGCAAGTAGTATTATGACATCGTATTCAATTGCGTGGAGTGAGGATGGCTCACTTGGAGAGTTCCAAGGTACTTCTTTTAGTGACTATAAGATGGATCTGCTTAGAGAAAAATATGGTTTTGATGGTGTAATCACTACTGACTGGCGTGTAGTATTAGATCCGCCGCCTGAAGGTGAAGGTCAACCACACGGTGTTGAAGATTTAACTATAGCAGAAAGACATTATGTCGCTCTTATGCTAGGAGTGGATCAGTTTGGTGGAGTAAATGATCCAGTGCCTTTATTAGAAGCATATCAAATGGGTGTTGAAGAGCACGGGGAAGAGGTTATGCGTGCGCAATTTGAAGAATCTGCAGTTAGATTATTAAAAGGTTATTTTAGAACAGGATTATTTGAGAATCCTTATGTAGATGTTGCGCAAGCTTCAGAAGTGGTGGCGAATGACGAATATGTTCAAGCGGGATATGAAGCACAACTGAAATCTGTTGTTATGCTAAAAAACAGTAATAATACTATCCAAGCAGCAGAAGGTTCAGAAAAACCAACTGTCTATATTCCGATGATATTTAGGCCCGCATCTGAATCTCGTAGTGGTGTTACGCCTGCTTCATGGACACTACCAGTAGAAATTAAGGAAGCAGAACAATTCTATAATGTAGTAACTGACACGGTTAGCGAGGAACTTACGGGACCTGAAGATGAAGAAGGAAATCCTACTGTAACGGTTGACGATATTATTAGAGCAAGCTCCACAGAGATAGCAGATGTTGATTATGCTCTTGCTATTGTCGATAGTCCATCTAACGTAAATGCTAGAGGTGGAACTAATGAAGAGACTGGTGAATTTATTCCACTATCAGTACAATATGGAACATATACAGCAGACTCTGAATCTGTACGAAAAGAATCTATATCTGGTGATATGGTTGAAGAAGTAGTAGAAGATACCTATGGTGCACAAACCGTAGAAGAAAAAGAGAATCGCTCATACTTTGGAAAAGAAGCTATGATTATTAATTCAACAGATCTAGATTCTATATTAGCTGCAGGAACTAATGTTGCAGAAGATGTACCTGTTATTGCAGCTATTAGAGCAGAAAATCCGATGGTACTCTCAGAGTTTGAAAATGAAGTGGATGCAATAATCATGGGCTTTGGTATCAGTGATAGTGCATTAATGGAAGTAGCTTCAGGAAACTATGAGCCATCTGGTTTATTGCCTATACAAATGCCTGAAAGCATGGAAACGATAGAAGCACAATTTGAGGATGTACCACGTGATATGGAAACTTATGTTGATAGTGAAGGAAACAACTATGACTTTGCATTCGGACTAAATTATTCTGGTGTAATTCAAGATGAGCGTACAGAACAGTATGGTATCCCAGCTTTAGTTACCCCTGATAATACAGGAAATTAA
- a CDS encoding LytR/AlgR family response regulator transcription factor has protein sequence MIHVAIVEDEKMYADTLEGYIMRYSVESGEEFKVDIFSDGDGITKDYTPKYGIIFLDIEMKFMDGMTTARHIRNSDQEVILIFITNMAQYAIKGYQVDAMSYLLKPVPYFAFSQEMNRSIERLKQNKNNNSILLPNSNGMVKVDVKSILFIESYKHRIIVNTMNEKYSFVGTMKEMENRMKMYKFFRCNNGYLVNLFHVTGVKDNEAIVGDDYIPISRARKKDFLNSLTDYVGGLSK, from the coding sequence ATGATTCATGTTGCTATTGTAGAAGATGAAAAGATGTATGCGGATACATTAGAAGGATATATTATGCGGTATTCAGTTGAAAGTGGAGAGGAATTTAAGGTTGATATATTTTCGGATGGTGATGGAATTACTAAGGACTACACACCTAAGTATGGAATTATTTTTCTGGACATAGAGATGAAGTTCATGGATGGTATGACAACAGCTAGACATATAAGGAATTCGGATCAAGAGGTCATATTGATCTTCATAACTAATATGGCCCAATATGCAATTAAGGGCTATCAGGTGGATGCGATGAGTTACCTTTTAAAGCCAGTGCCTTATTTTGCATTTTCACAAGAAATGAATCGTTCGATCGAGAGGTTAAAGCAGAATAAGAATAATAATAGTATTCTGCTTCCTAACAGCAATGGAATGGTTAAGGTTGATGTGAAAAGTATTCTTTTTATAGAAAGTTACAAGCATCGTATCATAGTTAACACGATGAATGAAAAATATTCATTTGTTGGTACTATGAAAGAGATGGAGAACAGAATGAAAATGTACAAATTTTTTAGATGCAATAATGGCTATTTAGTTAATTTATTTCATGTGACTGGTGTAAAAGATAATGAAGCAATTGTAGGTGATGACTATATCCCTATTAGTCGTGCTAGAAAAAAAGATTTCCTTAACTCACTTACAGATTATGTAGGGGGATTATCGAAATGA
- a CDS encoding beta-glucosidase, with product MNSKNQQPTIKKKRKIIRKVLLSVFIIIVIAANLLLQVFEAHANLYLGRGDVIINEAEGTNGWESQYYPLDYENEEEVISASEEMIEEISNEGFVLMKNNGVLPMAEQSKVTLLGRNSADPVYGGSGSGSVSLDTVVDMKTGLLNTGFEINEEVYSVLEEYAGFETELTSTGSEKRVYNNPKADIIMDRPEDSSYYIGEMPVDNYTQEAIDSFTNYSDAAIVSIGRGGGEGGDLTTDMAGWDKNYEEGQHQLELNYDERETIELAKENFENVIVVVNSSAALEMGDLEEDEGVDAIVWVGSPGQTGFNALGNILNGSVNPSGKTADIYPADFTKDPTFVNFGSYQYSNISDRNASGDAFFVQYEEGVYIGYRYYETAAEEGFIDYDEAVVYPFGHGLSYTTFDWEVVDQQLGDVDGEITVDVEVTNTGDTYSGKEVVQLYYSAPYYEGGIEKSEVVLGDFAKTSLLAPGESEIVSVIIAVEDMASYDYEDNKSYVLDEGEYEILIQNNSHELKEGIEPIVYTVDNTHIYDESNTRTSDVVAVTNQFDDVNRLFTDTAEEGKILNMSRNDLATTFPTAPTEEDMKADEQIIEGFQPYVAAEHVDLDEEMPTADTENGLQLINLRGVPFDDPAWDLLLDQVKTEDIVSVIMDGAYNTKPIESIGKPATVDLDGPAGISAFMGDIHGTAYTSEVVMASTFNTDLLYQMGQMIGNEAISLGVNGWYAPGLNLHRNQFAGRNFEYYSEDPLLSGKIAQAVVEGTSSKGLTTFIKHYALNDQETNRVNNGVSTWANEQAIREIYLKPFEMVVKNSKTTLEYHADDDGVLDEKEMNAATAIMSSFNRVGSTWAGGSHALMQTVLRDEWGFEGVAVSDFNLYDYMYVNQGIAAGTDYNITFASNKTIEDTESVTAVNDLRKSAHRILYAVANSNTMNGIIPGTTISYEMATWKKVQIIVDIVIILGLITGFVINRRKKQKRVIESNEAI from the coding sequence ATGAATTCAAAAAATCAACAACCGACAATAAAGAAAAAAAGGAAAATAATTAGAAAGGTTTTATTATCTGTTTTTATTATAATAGTAATTGCTGCAAATTTATTGCTTCAAGTGTTTGAGGCACACGCTAACCTATACTTAGGTCGAGGTGACGTTATAATCAATGAAGCTGAAGGAACAAATGGATGGGAAAGCCAATATTATCCTTTAGATTATGAGAATGAAGAGGAGGTAATTAGTGCTTCTGAAGAAATGATAGAAGAGATTTCGAATGAAGGCTTTGTCCTAATGAAGAATAACGGTGTCTTACCGATGGCAGAACAATCAAAAGTTACTTTGTTGGGGCGAAATTCAGCTGATCCTGTATATGGTGGTTCTGGATCAGGATCAGTATCTTTAGACACAGTAGTTGACATGAAAACAGGCTTATTGAATACAGGATTTGAAATTAATGAAGAAGTGTATTCTGTCTTAGAAGAATATGCAGGTTTTGAAACAGAGCTAACCAGTACTGGTAGCGAAAAGCGTGTGTACAACAATCCAAAGGCTGATATTATCATGGATAGGCCAGAGGATTCTTCCTATTATATTGGTGAAATGCCAGTAGATAATTATACACAGGAAGCTATTGATAGTTTTACTAATTATTCTGATGCTGCAATTGTATCTATCGGTCGTGGTGGAGGCGAAGGAGGGGACTTAACCACAGATATGGCGGGTTGGGATAAAAATTATGAAGAAGGACAACACCAGCTAGAGCTCAATTATGATGAAAGAGAGACAATTGAATTAGCAAAGGAAAACTTTGAAAATGTTATTGTGGTAGTTAATTCAAGTGCTGCACTGGAAATGGGTGATTTAGAAGAAGATGAAGGTGTGGATGCTATTGTTTGGGTAGGTTCACCTGGGCAAACTGGTTTCAATGCTTTAGGTAATATTTTAAATGGATCAGTTAATCCGTCCGGTAAAACGGCAGATATTTATCCTGCTGATTTCACTAAAGATCCAACATTTGTGAACTTTGGTTCATATCAATATTCAAATATTAGTGATAGAAATGCAAGTGGAGATGCATTCTTTGTCCAATACGAAGAAGGTGTCTATATTGGGTATCGTTACTATGAGACAGCTGCAGAAGAAGGATTTATCGACTATGATGAAGCTGTTGTCTATCCTTTCGGTCATGGTTTAAGTTACACAACTTTTGATTGGGAAGTTGTTGATCAACAATTAGGGGATGTAGATGGAGAGATAACAGTAGATGTCGAAGTTACAAATACAGGTGATACTTATTCTGGTAAGGAAGTTGTTCAACTTTACTATTCAGCACCATATTATGAAGGTGGGATAGAAAAATCAGAAGTGGTATTAGGAGACTTTGCAAAAACATCATTACTTGCTCCAGGAGAATCTGAAATTGTTTCAGTAATAATTGCAGTAGAAGATATGGCTTCATATGATTATGAAGATAATAAATCCTATGTTTTAGATGAAGGTGAGTATGAAATTCTTATTCAAAACAACTCGCATGAATTAAAAGAAGGTATTGAACCGATTGTCTATACAGTAGATAACACACATATTTATGATGAAAGTAATACACGTACGTCAGATGTGGTAGCAGTTACGAATCAATTTGATGATGTAAATAGACTTTTTACTGACACCGCTGAAGAAGGTAAAATTCTCAATATGTCACGTAATGATTTAGCAACAACCTTCCCTACAGCACCTACAGAAGAAGATATGAAGGCGGACGAACAAATAATTGAAGGTTTCCAACCATATGTTGCTGCAGAGCATGTAGATCTAGATGAAGAAATGCCAACAGCGGATACAGAAAATGGATTACAACTGATTAATTTACGTGGTGTACCGTTTGACGATCCAGCTTGGGACTTACTTCTAGACCAAGTAAAGACAGAAGATATTGTATCTGTAATAATGGATGGTGCATATAACACAAAACCTATTGAAAGCATCGGGAAGCCAGCTACTGTAGATCTTGATGGTCCAGCAGGTATCTCAGCATTCATGGGTGATATACATGGTACAGCATATACTTCTGAAGTGGTTATGGCATCGACATTTAATACTGATTTACTTTATCAAATGGGACAAATGATCGGTAATGAAGCAATTTCTCTTGGAGTTAACGGGTGGTATGCACCAGGGTTGAACTTACACCGTAATCAGTTTGCTGGAAGAAACTTTGAGTATTATTCAGAGGACCCATTACTATCAGGGAAAATAGCGCAAGCTGTTGTTGAAGGTACTTCTAGTAAAGGTCTGACTACATTTATTAAACACTATGCATTAAATGATCAAGAAACGAATCGAGTAAATAATGGCGTAAGTACATGGGCGAACGAACAAGCAATACGTGAAATCTATTTAAAACCATTTGAGATGGTAGTTAAAAATTCAAAAACGACATTAGAGTATCATGCTGATGATGACGGTGTTTTAGATGAGAAAGAAATGAATGCTGCAACAGCTATTATGAGCTCATTTAACCGAGTTGGTTCTACATGGGCTGGTGGAAGTCATGCACTAATGCAGACTGTTCTACGTGATGAGTGGGGATTTGAGGGTGTTGCTGTTAGTGACTTTAATTTATATGATTATATGTATGTAAATCAAGGAATTGCTGCTGGAACAGATTACAACATTACATTTGCATCAAACAAAACGATTGAGGATACGGAAAGTGTAACAGCAGTTAATGATTTAAGGAAATCAGCGCACAGAATATTATATGCTGTTGCTAATAGTAATACAATGAATGGTATTATTCCTGGAACTACAATTTCCTATGAAATGGCAACATGGAAAAAAGTACAAATCATTGTTGATATTGTTATTATTTTGGGTTTAATAACAGGCTTTGTAATTAATCGTAGGAAAAAACAAAAACGAGTGATTGAAAGTAATGAAGCTATTTAA
- a CDS encoding ATP-binding protein has product MTISDIPRIFTAIVEWGACLVFIIPNRKASRNWYWIMILLLSLLTLIVYHLIADHLPVQFWLVGMFGAAFIMYIFINLTLNRDRRSAAYYAAFAFITAEFIQSLEWQIHTFIFAENQSGEFLLSILFAMSIYAGVLIIIWHYISRSLHPNIHFYVSSKLMWATIIIATGAFLVSNISFVYTNTPFSGRLPQEIFYIRTLVDFSALVGLFVLKEQHFQSQIKYELKSIQDILNRQYEQYKMSKGSIEIVNRKYHDLKHQIAVIRAETDISKKSEYLDELEKGIMFYETYNKTGNHVLDTILNSKSLLCKEYEINMTCIADGHLIDFIDIMDICTIFGNALDNAIESVKQIEEVDKRLIKVAVFNQNNFLIIRFENYYESKLNFEKGTLTTTKKNKDYHGYGIKSLKYTAKSYDGSMTIHTEDNWFRLCILIPIEESSNNK; this is encoded by the coding sequence ATGACTATCTCTGATATTCCTAGAATCTTTACTGCAATAGTAGAGTGGGGTGCTTGTCTGGTTTTTATTATACCGAATAGGAAAGCATCAAGGAACTGGTATTGGATAATGATATTGTTGTTGTCACTATTAACTTTGATTGTTTACCATTTGATAGCAGATCATTTGCCTGTTCAATTTTGGTTAGTGGGTATGTTCGGAGCAGCTTTCATCATGTATATATTTATCAACCTTACATTAAATAGGGATCGTAGGTCAGCAGCCTATTATGCTGCGTTTGCATTTATTACTGCAGAGTTTATTCAGTCTTTGGAGTGGCAGATTCATACATTTATATTTGCTGAAAATCAAAGTGGTGAATTTTTATTAAGTATTCTATTTGCAATGTCTATATACGCTGGTGTATTGATAATAATTTGGCACTATATATCCAGGAGCTTGCATCCTAATATTCATTTCTATGTTAGTAGTAAACTAATGTGGGCTACCATTATCATTGCAACTGGTGCATTTCTTGTTAGTAACATTAGTTTTGTTTATACAAACACGCCTTTTAGTGGGCGATTACCTCAGGAAATATTTTATATTAGAACCTTGGTTGATTTTTCTGCTTTAGTCGGTTTGTTTGTTCTTAAAGAACAGCATTTTCAATCACAGATAAAGTATGAGTTAAAATCCATCCAAGATATATTAAATAGGCAGTATGAGCAGTATAAAATGTCAAAGGGAAGTATTGAGATAGTAAATAGAAAGTACCATGATTTAAAGCATCAAATAGCCGTAATTAGAGCTGAAACAGATATAAGTAAAAAATCAGAGTATCTAGATGAGTTAGAAAAAGGGATTATGTTCTATGAAACTTATAATAAAACAGGCAATCATGTATTAGATACAATTTTAAATAGTAAATCATTATTATGTAAGGAATATGAAATTAATATGACGTGTATTGCTGACGGACATTTAATTGACTTTATAGATATTATGGACATATGTACTATTTTTGGAAACGCATTAGATAATGCAATCGAGAGTGTTAAGCAAATAGAAGAAGTAGATAAACGTTTGATTAAAGTAGCCGTATTTAACCAGAATAATTTCCTTATAATTCGTTTTGAAAATTACTATGAAAGTAAACTTAATTTTGAAAAAGGTACGTTAACTACTACAAAGAAAAATAAAGACTACCATGGTTATGGAATTAAGAGTTTAAAGTACACTGCTAAAAGCTATGATGGTTCAATGACAATTCATACAGAAGACAATTGGTTTAGGTTATGTATATTAATCCCAATAGAAGAAAGTAGTAACAATAAGTAA
- a CDS encoding glycoside hydrolase family 3 C-terminal domain-containing protein, which translates to MTIEEKVSLLAGKDFWTTHSIERLNIPSMAMADGPHGVRKQAENGDHLGLVEGVKATCFPTSATMANSWNVEICERIGQGLGQEAVASNVNVLLGPGMNIKRNPLCGRNFEYFSEDPYLSGKLAAAYVRGIQSKGVSACPKHFAANNQEYLRMTNDSVVDERTLREIYLTGFEIAVKESNPKTIMSSYNKVNGEYANESEKLLRDTLIDDWGFNGIVVSDWGGSNDHVEGVKNGNHLEMPTTGGDSDYQLLEAIKKGVITESLVDKRVEEYLDVLFSVQIQGEHQVNYEEHHELARKAAEESIVLLKNNDTLPLKSHTKISVIGDFAETPRYQGAGSSLVNSYKLESTIEVISDYELDYIGYVQGYDRIGRADSNKINDAVNLAEKSDVILLYIGLDDVNEVEGYDREHMKIPENQVQLIEALAKLPQPIVIVLSCGAPIDMRWNDRCDAIVHGYLPGQAGAKAILNVMVGKVNPSGKLSESYPYEYKDLSNYNYYPGLEKTSEYREGLYVGYRYFDTNAVDVRYPFGYGLSYTSFEYSDIKIDSNSVRFTILNTGDMQGSEISQLYVGKKSKAIYRPLKELKGFKKVYLEPGESKEVVIEFDDKSFRYFDINTMKFQVEDGDYEIMIGASSRDIRLSGTLYVKGVEVIRDTNISKRYFSGDVQQITNEEFEGLLGHKLPDADWDRTKPLGLNDSLTQMTYAKSRLARLAIKILLTLRKRSFKKGKPNLNILFLTNMPFRAIAKMSGGTVSMEMVGNIVTIVNGHFFKGTSRLIKSWIWLGRRG; encoded by the coding sequence ATGACAATAGAAGAAAAAGTTTCTTTGCTGGCAGGAAAAGACTTTTGGACGACTCATTCTATTGAAAGGTTAAATATACCTTCAATGGCAATGGCTGATGGCCCTCATGGTGTGAGAAAACAAGCTGAAAATGGCGATCATTTAGGTTTAGTAGAAGGTGTGAAAGCAACGTGTTTCCCAACGTCAGCAACAATGGCTAATAGTTGGAATGTTGAGATATGTGAAAGAATTGGTCAAGGTCTAGGTCAAGAGGCCGTAGCTAGCAATGTCAATGTTTTACTTGGCCCAGGTATGAATATTAAAAGGAATCCTTTATGTGGAAGAAATTTTGAATACTTTAGTGAGGACCCTTATCTATCTGGTAAATTAGCTGCAGCATATGTTAGAGGAATTCAAAGTAAAGGTGTTTCAGCGTGTCCAAAGCACTTTGCGGCTAATAATCAAGAGTATTTACGTATGACCAATGATTCAGTAGTAGATGAAAGGACTTTAAGAGAAATTTACTTGACTGGATTTGAAATTGCAGTAAAAGAAAGTAACCCTAAGACAATTATGTCATCCTATAACAAAGTTAATGGTGAATATGCTAATGAAAGTGAAAAACTCCTTAGAGACACTCTAATTGATGATTGGGGATTTAATGGAATAGTAGTCTCTGATTGGGGTGGAAGCAATGATCATGTTGAAGGAGTTAAAAATGGAAATCACTTAGAAATGCCAACAACCGGAGGTGACAGTGATTATCAGTTACTTGAAGCTATAAAAAAAGGTGTAATTACTGAATCACTTGTAGATAAACGTGTTGAAGAGTATCTTGATGTATTATTCAGTGTTCAAATTCAAGGGGAACATCAAGTGAATTATGAAGAACATCACGAACTTGCAAGGAAAGCTGCAGAGGAATCTATTGTTCTACTAAAAAATAATGACACGCTTCCTTTGAAATCGCATACAAAAATTTCAGTTATTGGAGATTTTGCAGAAACTCCTCGATATCAAGGAGCTGGTTCTAGTTTAGTGAATTCATATAAATTAGAAAGCACTATCGAAGTAATCTCTGATTATGAATTAGACTATATTGGTTATGTCCAAGGTTATGATCGTATTGGTAGAGCAGATTCTAATAAAATTAATGATGCAGTAAATTTGGCTGAAAAATCTGATGTGATTTTACTTTATATCGGTTTAGATGATGTTAATGAAGTAGAAGGTTATGACAGGGAGCATATGAAAATTCCTGAAAATCAAGTTCAACTAATTGAAGCGTTAGCTAAGTTGCCGCAACCAATTGTAATTGTACTTAGCTGTGGCGCACCAATAGATATGCGATGGAATGATCGTTGTGATGCTATTGTTCATGGGTATTTACCCGGCCAGGCAGGTGCAAAAGCAATACTTAATGTCATGGTAGGTAAAGTTAACCCAAGTGGTAAATTAAGTGAATCTTACCCATATGAATATAAGGATTTGAGTAATTACAACTATTATCCAGGTCTAGAAAAAACAAGTGAATATAGAGAAGGGCTATATGTAGGATACAGATATTTTGATACAAATGCTGTTGATGTACGCTATCCATTTGGTTATGGACTTAGCTATACTTCATTCGAATATTCAGATATAAAGATTGATTCTAATAGTGTTAGATTTACTATTTTGAACACAGGTGATATGCAAGGCAGTGAGATTTCACAGTTATATGTAGGAAAGAAGTCAAAAGCAATCTATCGCCCACTTAAGGAATTAAAAGGTTTTAAAAAAGTTTATTTAGAACCTGGTGAATCTAAAGAAGTAGTTATTGAATTTGATGACAAATCGTTTAGGTACTTTGATATTAATACAATGAAATTCCAAGTAGAAGATGGAGATTATGAAATTATGATTGGAGCATCTTCACGAGATATAAGGTTATCGGGAACATTATATGTAAAAGGTGTGGAGGTTATTAGAGACACAAATATATCTAAAAGATATTTCAGTGGTGATGTTCAGCAGATTACTAACGAAGAGTTTGAAGGCCTATTAGGACATAAACTTCCCGATGCCGATTGGGATCGAACAAAACCGCTAGGATTAAATGACTCTCTTACTCAGATGACATACGCTAAAAGCAGGTTAGCAAGACTGGCAATCAAAATTCTTCTTACACTAAGAAAGCGCTCTTTTAAGAAAGGTAAACCTAATTTAAATATCCTTTTCTTAACAAATATGCCATTCAGGGCAATTGCTAAAATGAGTGGAGGTACTGTTTCTATGGAAATGGTCGGAAATATTGTAACTATTGTAAATGGCCATTTTTTCAAAGGAACAAGCAGGCTGATAAAATCCTGGATTTGGTTAGGAAGGAGAGGTTAA